The DNA region ATGGGTCATCCGGAcctgtgtaacagaggccaagtAGCAGTGTGGCAAGGAACGTAGGTAAACCTCACCCCCGAGCCTCATACAATATCGTAGCGCtaagctatcggactggtccgttagctcagtggtattgtgctgtgcctcccatacccaaccTGATGCTTTGACTAGGACTTGGCGAGTTCGAGACAGGAGGGGCAGTCTGTGAGGAAACACCTTAGTTACATCTGACATGTATATAGTGTTGCTGTGTCTACCatgtaaaacaacaaaaaatgtccACAACATCAGACACCCCTTTCTGTTTTTTTAATATGACATTTCGGGAGTGTTGTGGCGTTATGGACTATTTTTGTTCTTTACTTGACTTTTCTAGTCCAGCACTGATTTGAGACAGATGTGCGTGTTTTCTTAGTGTCATTCATGACATCAATAACTGCATCAGCACAAACAATAACATTCATTTCAGCATCCTCAACAACTACTACTTCTTCCTGACTTGTGTGAGGAACTGCAGTAGGTCCTGTAGGAGAGGACAAGAGTTCATATATCTCCTGATGGGGTTATCCGTCATCTGTTTTTTTCCGTGTACAGACATAAAACCTGAGCAGTTTGAGTCCTGAGTcatacatctggccaactgtcaCGGCATCATTTACAGTCCTCCGTTTGAAATCCCTCAAATCAAAATAAAAGTCTGTAACGGCCCCCTTAGCATTTCTACCAGAGGGGAAGAAAAAGCCTGTGGCCATATTAATCAAGTCCTCCTTCACGGCATCTTTTGACACATCCACTTTTCGTGTCCCCCCGCCATGCTTTGATCTCACTTGCCTGAAGACGCCACATGTGTAGTCATAGTTCATCCAACCCAGCTCGACCTTTCGCTTTGTTTTACGTGCATTTTGACTTCGCGACTCTCttattctcttttctctctcctccgcaCTTTCCCTCGTTTCTCGTCTGGAGCTGCTTTCATCATCCCTCTTACAGAATCCAAGGAGTTCCAGACGATCACAAGAATATGGCAAGCAGGCGCTCAGCTGAGTGGCACTCATATCTAGAACTTCATTCCCATCGATCTAAAACAGAatacaacattttttttcatttgagtaACAAGTACAGCAAAGTTGAACAGTCCTTGTTGAGTAAAGCAATAAATGATTAAGATATTAGAAAAAAAAGGACTCAAAAGTCTcatacacccacacatccacttatcccaaccacaaccacccacacagTACATACAAATCCATTACAATTTGAAAGCATAATTTAGTAAAGGCTGTTACATGGAAGGTCATGGGGAGGTCAGGggacaatgtactgtatattctatCTTTAACACACTGGCAATTAAGTTTAGATATTCTTACGAACCCTCTCAAACTCCATGGTCTCTATTGTGTCATCTGGTAAATTTCTCTCTCCAAGGAAGACAATGTTGTCATCTGTCCTGGGGTGACAAAATCATGAATTACAAGATAGGTTGATGTTTTGATTTAGTGTCTTACGTTTATACACGACAATATGTAAGTATATATAAGTtatatggttagggttagggaactAAACACCATTTTCAAATGTGCAAATTATTGAACACAGTGAGAAAAACAAGCCAACATGCTCACATACCGGTATGGCGATATATGACACACCTTGAGGCTAGTAGTAAGCCTTCAGTACATAGTGTTTTTTAAGAGTAGTGAATTTCAAGTAATTTGAAGCATATTGGCCCTAAACTAAAACCCTCATTGTAATAAATAACAATATAATCAGAATATACAACCTTAAATGAAGGTCTGAAGCATTGGAGCAACTTCTGGTGTCAAACTGGATTTCCGGTGTATGATTGGTGAAGCTGTAGCTCTCAAGGGTCTCTCTCTCCAGAGTGCATGATGGAAAACCGTGGTCCTGATTAGTGGTCGAGGTGTCCCCAAGGAAGTCACTGGTGTTCTCCTCCTTCACTTCACACTTGATGTAAACAGTGTCTGTACTTGGAGGCTCAGATTCTGTATTTAAAGGCTCCTCTTTGATGGCCGTGATGTCTGTGCAGTCCGAGTGGTCGGATGGTGAGATCTCCTGAGCTGAAGAGCCTGTAACTGTGTCTGCTGTATCAAGACTCGAACATTCATCCTGGACCTCAGTAGTACCTACAACAGACAGAGGTCAGAAAATTGAGATGGATCAGCAGCAGGACCATGAGAGAGGCCTTTGGATATTCATAGATGTGACCTGTAGGAAATTGTGGCTGCTGgtttattttacaaaaaaaaaacctaactaacTCTAAATGTCAATAATATAGCTCATACTATATTGGGggtatacaggaagaactttggggGTATCCCAAGACGTTGCACTCAAAAGCTCCTGGTCTGGAATAGCCTCGTGGCAATGACAAATTGTCATTCAGTTACAATACTGTCATTCAATACAATTACTtcatgtgcataggcctacagggaGCTCAAATGAAATATGACGCGTTTAAAGGCATCGTATATCTCTGGGGAAGGGCTGCCTAATgatgggaaatcctggtttgtgttcatacttaGTCTATACCCTTTGGAGgaatttaaagtggcccctcgaatgaattAAGTTCCCCAATTGCTGTATGTGAATTGCATGTTGTACTTACGTTGGCCCGTCTCCCCGTCTTTCAGCTCAGTCCCACGTTCAGCACTGCACGTCTCCATACTCGAAGCAGCATCTTCGTGAACCTTTGTCGTGTTATTTGCAGTGGTGGTCGATTCATCTTGCTGTTCACCTACCAGCTGCCGCAGAAACGCCAACTCTTTCGTTACTTCGATAACAGTTGCTTTGAGAAGGGCATTCTCTTTGACCTTTTCTGTAACCTTTCTTTGATAACCCAGTACACGACTTCTGTTCAGTTTATTTACCACTTCCAGCACACTCCGTACAGCTGCTCTTACAGCTGTTTCGATAACACGAGCTTCCT from Engraulis encrasicolus isolate BLACKSEA-1 chromosome 5, IST_EnEncr_1.0, whole genome shotgun sequence includes:
- the LOC134449424 gene encoding uncharacterized protein LOC134449424, translated to MTSVHEISGMQSAEEARVIETAVRAAVRSVLEVVNKLNRSRVLGYQRKVTEKVKENALLKATVIEVTKELAFLRQLVGEQQDESTTTANNTTKVHEDAASSMETCSAERGTELKDGETGQRTTEVQDECSSLDTADTVTGSSAQEISPSDHSDCTDITAIKEEPLNTESEPPSTDTVYIKCEVKEENTSDFLGDTSTTNQDHGFPSCTLERETLESYSFTNHTPEIQFDTRSCSNASDLHLRTDDNIVFLGERNLPDDTIETMEFERIDGNEVLDMSATQLSACLPYSCDRLELLGFCKRDDESSSRRETRESAEEREKRIRESRSQNARKTKRKVELGWMNYDYTCGVFRQVRSKHGGGTRKVDVSKDAVKEDLINMATGFFFPSGRNAKGAVTDFYFDLRDFKRRTVNDAVTVGQMYDSGLKLLRFYVCTRKKTDDG